CCGCGGAAGTCCTCCCGATGGCGCGTCGCGTGCGCCACCGAGTCCTCGCGAAAGGCGGCCGCCTCGCGCTCGGCCTCGGGATCGAACTCGGTCCGGATCCCCTCCTCCAGCGCGACGAGGAGGCTGTCCTCGCGGGGATCGTCGTCCGCGAACGACTTCTCCACCGTGCCGACGATGGGGTCGGGGGGCGTGGGATGGAGCCGCACGACCACGCGCGCCCCGGGAGGGACCTTCGAGCGCGCATGGAGCGTGAGGAGGATCTCGCGGGGATACTCGGGGCGCTCGGGATAGAGGGCGACGTGCGACCGGCCACGTCCCTCGAACCGTCCGACGATGCCGAACCGCGTGCGCTCGAGCACCTCGAGGATCTCGTGGGCGTCGCCCCGCTCCCCCGTCTCGAGAAAGCCGACGCGGACGCGGTCTCCGTGCAGCGCGCCCGCCATCGCGAAGGGCGGGATGAAGAGATCGTCGCCGCCGTCCTCGAGGCGGACGAACCCGTATCCGAAGCGCGTGCGCTCCAGCCTGCCGACGAGGGTGCGTCTCATGGGACGAAGGGGCTCCGCGAGGCCGCCCCTGCGGTGGCGACGGAAGAAGCCCGGCCCGGGCGTCTCCGCGGGGGAGCGCGCCGGGCCGGGCCTGGAACCGGGAGCGGCGTGAAGCGGGCCGCGACGATCACGCGATCAGCGCTGCTTCTTCTTGTGACGATCGCGACGGAGCCGTTTCTTTCTCTTGTGCGTGGCGATCTTCTTCCGCTTCCGCTTCTTTCCGCTTCCC
The genomic region above belongs to Candidatus Eisenbacteria bacterium and contains:
- a CDS encoding RNB domain-containing ribonuclease, whose translation is MRRTLVGRLERTRFGYGFVRLEDGGDDLFIPPFAMAGALHGDRVRVGFLETGERGDAHEILEVLERTRFGIVGRFEGRGRSHVALYPERPEYPREILLTLHARSKVPPGARVVVRLHPTPPDPIVGTVEKSFADDDPREDSLLVALEEGIRTEFDPEAEREAAAFREDSVAHATRHREDFRGRLVLTIDPEDAQDHDDALSIEPRPGGVSTVGIHIADVTHYVRPGTALDREAQERGNSVYLADTTFPMLPRALSSGLCSLSDGVDRLTVTVLADLDAEGALRDARIVEGVIRSRASLSYPDAHRLIRDERGDIPDALRALDRLAKALRKRRLERGGLELDLPEIKPELAASGDPVAF